CCACTCCCTGCGCATCGTGTGCCCTTCTTCACCCGTCCGTTTcccgtgcatgtgtgtgtgtgtgtgtgtgtgtgtgtgtctttcgCCCCGCACGCTACATGCTGatctgccgctcctgctgctccttcAAATCAGCCTCGATCTCCGCGGCCCTCGTCGCAAGCGCGCGCCGTCGCTCGTCCAGTGAGATCTTTTTTGTCACCATTAGCGACCACAGAAAGCCGTTGTACCGGCGACACAGGTCCCCCACATCCCCCCACGGAGATGCCACGGAGTTGGTCTGGTGGGAGCAGATCAATCCGCTAAACCAGCGATGCTCCACCGTGGTGATGTGCAGGTGACCgtttgtgtgggtgcgctCGAGCTGCAAAGTAAAGGAGGCTGGAAAGACAAAGAGCGGAATGGAGTAGCTCGTGAAGGGAACGGTAAGGTAGATGTCGGTGCGGGTTTTGCCGTGCAAGAAGACAACGTCATCCTGTATCTCGCGGCGAAGCTCTTGCAAATACGGTTCTACGCGGATCGGCAACTTCTCGAGAAGGTAGACGCCATCGCGAAGTTCGCTAATGCCCTGCAGCATCGCCATCGAGTCCTGCAGGATCGCCGTCGGAGAGAGTTGAATTGTGGCAAACATTGGTGAATGCACCGCTAGAATGCTCAGCCACACGTCGAGGCACTCGCGCTCTTCTCGTGAGAGCACAGGGGAGTAGAAGGCGGATCTCCAGAAGTCAAAGTAGTGCGTCCGCTTTCGCAGGGTGACTTTACTATAGTTCCAGTGCTGCTCAAACGCGCGGTCGTGAAGAGCGGCTgagcaaagaaaaaaggaggaggacatgGCGAGGTGCACGCCAATAAtggcgcggcagacgcggcCCACGGTAAAGTGAAGTCGTGTACCCATgttcgtgcgcgtgtggacGCGTATGCTGGGTAGGAGGGACggagcgaggagggggaagggctGCGTAAGACGCTCTGAGAAGCAAGAGGAATgaatgagcagcagcagcagtagcaaGCAGGCGCGTAGCCTTCGCTCGGTCCCTTTCTCGGTAGAGTTGATCCTCTGCAAACCGCCCACCACTTACGAGAAATGCCGTCGCACTCTCAAACGCCCGGCGTTAACGCGCGAGATTGGGACAGCCGTTTGCTCAGcaaaagtgtgtgtgtgtgtgtgtgtgtgtgtgtgtgtgtgtgtgtgtagaggTGTATAGAAGCGTGTTTCGTACGGTTAGTGTATGCGCCGTGCGGCACTGTCGCGTATGCGCACGTAAAGAGTGGGTGTTTGCCCGAGCGCGGAAGGAGCcagtgagagaggaggtcAAGCCACGAGAGGAGGGGCGCCGCGTGCTACAAGAAAAGCCAACACAAAATCAAGAGTGCGTCAGCCGACCGTAGACAATGGTTGTTCGCATACGCGTCGCAGAAAAACGTGGTGTGCGAAGTgcggacgagagagagagagagacagaaaaaGTAAAATGCGTATGTTCGCAGCGGAGCAGTACAAATGAAAataaagagggagagaaagagtaGGCGAGCACACAGCCGCACCTCCAGGAAGCACCGGCACTTTTTCGCTTGTCTGTGTGCgagggaggtgtgtgtgtgtgtgtgtgtcaagGCAAACGGAGAGAGTCGTGCTGCGCGGGCAACACGTGGGGCAAGATGCGGAGGCGCCTACGCCCGTCTGCAGAACGCAACTCCACATgaaagaaacacacacacacaaaaagaaaggTGGTCACAGTACACGAAAGGAGGTGCACCGCCGATCGGTgcagcgaggaggtgccCGCTGGCCCTCTATAACGCAACGGCGCGCGTTgcggtgcaggtgtgtgtgtgtgttcttttttttcccttATCACGCATTAACCCTCAGCAAAGTGTTGGCAGAGAAGCGCATCGTCTTATGACGCGAAGACGAGCAGTGAGGACAAAAAAGAGGACGCCGCAGCAtgggaaaagaaaacgatgCAGCTTCTCCCCCTCAAACGCAGTCACGCGCCCTGTCGCTCGACTCCTCTCTTCGTACACGCGCTGAAAAGAGAGCGACCGGCGTCGCTTAAACGAGATATAACGTGCGCGGTACCTCGTACCCCGTGACCATGTACGCATACGTGCAGGCATGTTCTTGTAGGTAgccgtttttttgttttacGGCACTGTCagcgggggaagagggaggagggggctcCCAGAGTCGGCAGGTACGGGGCCCCATTCCTGCTTTCATGCCGCCACGTCTTCTGCTCACTTGCGgtgagcagcgcgcacctTCTTTTTCTCGTTGACGTTGTACCTGTGGTAGGACGAGTACGCACGTGGATCGGCCAAGTTCTTCTTCTTCAGCTTCGGCGCTTCTCCAAAGGTGGCGAGGGCGCCGTCGTCATTCTGCATGACCTGATGCGCCTTCACCTTGCTACTTGTCGTGCCGCGGATCACGTGCGCCAGCTGATCTTCGCGGAGGACAAGGTTGCGGTTCGTGCCATGCGTGCCGCCACGCGGCCTTGGCAGATTGTAGATGGTGCCACGCGTGCTGATGCGTTTTCGAAAGTTGATGTAGagcttcttctccccctGGTCATTCACCACGTAGTTGACGCGCCGCAGAGTGTCACCGGAGCCGCATTCGGGGCAGAACTGACGGGTTGTGTCGACGACGAGGGTGAAGCAGGCTGTGCAACGCATCATCCACAGGCGCAGCTCGCGAATGTGAATGCCATTCGTGCCCACGATCGGGACGCCGAGATGCATGAGTGTGTTTTGCATGGCGTAGTCAGACGTTACACAGGCCATGCCAGCCTCAAACGCACGCCCCGCGCCGCGAGTTCCGCTCTGCACATCTTGGATGTTCTCCGGCGTGATCCACTCTCCCTCGCCatcgtcctcctctgctgcacctgcaccgccCTCGCCATCCGTCTCCTTCGCCTCATCGCTCCAGTCACCCCACCCTGGCATTGCACTCGACGAGGCgccctgtgcgtgtgccgtcTCCGATTTGGCCCTCTCGTCATTTGAGCCATCCTCGCCCATCTCCTCTGTCATCACCTGAACCTTGTCGTCGTTTCTCGGGTTCACTTGCGGCGGGCGCGGCTCGATCGGCTCGCCGAGAAACCCACCGACCTTGCAGCATTCGAGCGCGagggcgcagaggcggatGTCGGTGCGGGACATGGCACCAAAGTCACCGGTGCGCTCTGCACAGGCAAccacggcagcgactgccTCCGGGGTGGGGTCTAGCACCGTCACTTTGTGCGGTAGCCGCTCCATCAACTCGCGCGACGCGCGATCCTTGATCTCGGCAATCACCTGTGGCGTCGTCACcagcgcgtcggcggtggAGACAAAGTTGTCCATGCCCTTGATGATGGCGTTGGCATCTAAGATGAGAAGACCTTTGGAGAACGACGGGAGCTTCACCTCTGCCGTCTCGTGTTGCGggttctgcagctgcctctCCGCATCGTTCTGCGATGGGTCGACGGCGAACACGGTGACTCGCGGCTTGGCCGTAAAGTTGGTCGCCTCCTCCGGCTTTATACTCTTCACGAGTGCTGCCCACGACATGGGGCCTTTCTTGCAACGCAAGTGGTGCTCAGGAAAGGGTAATACGCGAAGCGACGTAGTGCGAGCGGATAAGGAAGAAAGGCTGcgcgctgcacacacacacacacaaacacacacgagcacatACACGTAAAACGCGAACTCGTAAAGACAACGAATAGAACGCAAAGAGAAGTGTTCCTCTTTCTTCGCTTGCGAGCTGTGTGAGAGAAGCCCACCGTGCCACTCAGCTCAGGAGATGAGTATTCAGCCGAGCAGAAAAGACGGGGCGGACAGCGGGACGAGAGACGGGATGCGGGCGAGAGCACAAAGGTGATAGAGAAAGTGGAAGGTGGGAGGATGGGGTCAGGTCGAGGCAGCGAGCGCGGGCCGCTTCATGCACAAAAGCCGGCCCCAGGAAAGCAGGCTatgagctgcagcaccactgcCGACTGCGTGAAGCAAACGCAGCCATGTGTCTTTTCCTCGaaacatgcacacacacacacacacacacgcgcgacgTGCCCTCGCCCTACTCGAGAATGTCACTGGTGGCTTTTGGTCTTCCTTCGAAGCCGACATGGCTTCCCTGCTGTCTATCGGTGCTCATGTTTCTTCGAGAGGTTTTTTCCGCCTTTTTTCCCACTGTTGTGCGACCTTACGTGCGTTACCGAGGTGTGAGAAAAGTGCCCTGTAAACAGAACCCTCTATCACTATCTAGATAGAAAGGGCAATGCAgaggagtgggtgggtgggtgggataTCATCCCGACAACTGACCGCGTGTGGCGACAATGGGCAGCCGAAAACGGCAGCTGACAGACGTGCCTGGTGTCGCAGGGCATCTGTTAGCGCGTGGGATGccgaaacaaaaaaactTGTCACCTGACCATTTATTTCTCCACGAAACCCCATCGATGAATCGAACACCGCACTACCAGTATCACCGCGCCTCGTCGTGTAACACTGCCGTGGCGTTTTTCTTTCCAACGTCGAACTCGCGGAGACTCAGCACCATGCGGTTTGTCTTCAAGCGACGCTCGAAAGTGAAGAGAAGCGCCAGATCGGTTGCGTTGCAGGGCCGCAGCTTCTCCTGCACGAGCGTGGATGGGAAAACAAAAGGACCGTTCCGTACGAGAGAGATGatggcaccgctgcgctggagTCTGCGCGCCATGCGATACGGCAGTAGAGGCGTTCTGACGAGCAGTCGTTCTTCCGTGAGCAGCGGTATCGCGGAGAGCAACTGGTTTGCCACGGTGTcgcgtgacggcggcggtggtgggcagCATACGCACGAGCACGACACACCGATGTCAGTCGAGAGCTGAGGCTGCACTCTTGCTTGCAGCGTCACCTCGACGTCCTTGGCGGCgtgccgcaccacctccagcggTGTCCCGCGAGGAAAGCGCACGTCGTACACGCCAAAGTTGCCGAGGCTCTCGTTGTTCCAGTACCGTAGCATGGAGACGTCGTTGCTGGCAATGCCGATGCCCTTCATGCCGTCAAAAAACCCTATTGGCCGGAGCACATTGAGCCCGAGCAGCGGGCTTGGGTCCGCGCCCACGATCGGGGCCATCCGGTGCACAAAACTACGGGGATCGCTCTCCTCCGAGGAGACAGACACGCCAGAGTGCAGATAGATGAAAGTGTAAGTGCGGTGCAACGCGCGCTTTAGCGCCGGCACCCACGTACCCTGAGCAACGCGTGAGGATTcccgtgcgcacgcgcctgtCGACGCGCTTgactgcagcgctggcagaGAGGAGCAGACCTGGATGTCTAGCTGCTGAAACGTCTCCCAACTAAGCTGGCTCTCGAGGTCACTGGCATTTGATACGACCACTTCATTCACCTTCAGACGGCCGctcttcgccagcgcctgcgTCTCCGCAAACGGAATGCCGCAGCGGTGAAAGAGCCAGTGGTACAGGGAGGGGGCATGGGCAACGGTGTTGAGCTGTGCGTTGATGAAGCCGCGCCGGttacgcagcagcgcagtcTCCGTCAGCTCCTTCTTGTGCAGTACACCGACGCGGAAGACGCGACCCTTTGTCTGCTTCGCCACGTATTGTTTCTTCGCGATCGGGTACTGACGCACACTCGCCAGCCGCGTGAGCCCCCTGTTCAGTTTCTCAAGGTTGAAACTCATCTCCCTTTATTGGTGAATTTGTGTGCTGTTcttgtgtgcgcctgtgtcgAGAGCGAGACGAGCGGAGtgagaaaacgaaagaggggagggagccGATAGAGCACGACGTACGGGGGCCGTTGCGTCGTCATGAGCCAATCCACAACAGCACTTGCTGTCCGCCTCCACCGAAtactcacacacgcacacaccgagcAAGACAGACAGAAAGGAAGTTGTATAGGAGTGGGTCGCAGGTTGCGTCCGCCAGCGCACCTCTTttcacgcgcacacggggCAAGCGTACACcagacacgcatgcacacatacgcgcatAACACAACGCGAAAGGCGTGCGTCGATTTGTTTCGCGCACAAAGACGCACACATATCGAGGATGTGCGGCGCGTGCCGGCGTAGAGAAGGGGAAACAGTCCAGAAGTGAGGCGAAATgatgaaaaaaaaggaatgtagggggagaggaggagcaaaaaaaagcatGATACGAAGGAAGCGAGCGGAGGAAATGGAGGCAGGGGAAGGGTGCACGtcgctctgctgctgcgcgagcagaATACGCGGCGGAGCCTCCATCGAATAGACTACATCATGGGACGTCGGCGTGAGTTCATGGGTGCGAGAATGTGGTGACGCAGTCCTTCACTGGGCGCGTGCCAGGGCAGCATCGCTCTCCTTGCAGCCAATCATCTACGAGCACCCACGACAACACCGAGGCCAATGCTACCAGACAGATGCATTCCTTGGTGCTGGGGTTATTTGTATTACGTTGGTTCATAGCCTCTATAGACTCTCGTACACGCCTACACCCAACCCGAATGAGTGGGGGCAGCAAAGCGAGCGCTTCGATCCGTTAGTTTTATTGTTCCTTCTCGGTTTTCACGCGTCTGCGCATCCGAGTTAAACCCAGAGAAGCAACGAGGGAGACCTGCGCTGTACTCGACACACAGCCATCGAGAAGCAGAGACGGAAATGCATGCGCTCGACCCGCGCACTGCCTATCccacccccccacacacacacacgcacacgcgtttAAGTGCGGGTGCGAAAGGGCGAAAACACcgcggcgcacatgcgcaccaCATCACCGCAatccctctccttctcgtTCGTCACCCTCTGTCTTGTGCTTGCTTGCCTctgcctgcagctgctttgCGATGGCGGCCTGCTTTACCTTGTTGCGCTCGTCGTTCACGAAGCGCAGTGCCCGGCGCGGTAGCGCCACCGTATCCGCAAGGTGACGCTGCGTCTGCACAAGACGGTCCGCCACCAGCCGTTTCACATCAGCGTCGATGTCGTCGACAGACGCGGCCACAGCAATGGCAGAGAGCACATCCATGCTTGATGGCGAGAAGCACAGACTGCCCCCGGCCTCCCACAGTTGATCAACCACCTCGCGCAGTGCGGCCGTGTCACCGGCTGTCAGAGACTTGAGGCTGATCACCGTCTTGATCTGGTTCGCCTGCTCCGCAATGTCCTTCTccacctgctgctccagcagcgtcgcgaATCGCTCGTCCGCAGATGCCAGCAAGCCTTTCCCCTTGCACCACTCCAGTACCTTGCAAAACTTGGAGAGGGGTTGATGCGTGACGCTCGGCGGgtgctgctccagcaccgtCTCCAACGCATGAAAGGCCACAGAGATAGCCGCCTGAAAGCCCTCGATCTCGTCGTCAGTAAGAGGGACGCGGCGTTGAGTGACGACGGGGGCTGCACGGTCCACTGCGGTGGCAGAAGTGCCTGAGAAAGCGGCTTCGGCTGCTGTCCGtggcagctcctcctcgtcgtccccGCCGAACACCTGCTCACTCCTCCGCACTGTCGCCTCTTCGGCTGGTTTCTCCACGAGGTTATCCGAGGCGCCGTCTGCCGCAGCCCTTGACGGCGGTGCAAACGTCGGTTCTACAAGCCGGCGCGCCTTCGACAGCAGCTTGCTGATTAGCTGGCACTTGGCTGCGTAGTCAAACTTCTCCGCGGAGGTCGTGGGGATCACGCTGCCCTTCTCAACGTCGTCCCGCGCGTCGGTGATCAAGGCTGTCAGTTTGTTGGCGCACACCTGAATATCTGCGACAGACCTCGACATCTCGATCAGCCGCTGCAGACGACCGACAACGTCAAGGGAGGCTAGTTTCTTTAGAAGCTCGCGGGGTGAGAGAAGCGATCCCGCCTCTGCGTCCAGAGGCGGTGCcaccggtgccggcggctgcggtgacggtgccacgccctccgcctcgccctcTGCAGGGATGGCGGCATCTGTCTCCGCCGCCTTTACGGGCAGTGTGCGAACGCCCTCACCCCACGCCGACTTGCGCACACCCTCTTGCTCGCAGCGGATCAGAAACTCATGCGCTGGCGGGATCATGGGGGTTTTGCCAAGCGCGTACAAGGCAAAGAGGCGCTCGAGAGTCGTAAAAACCTCGTCCTTGTACTGCGACATGAGCTCCTCGTAGACTGCTTTGGGCCGCTGGCTTACGGCTTGCAGGAAAGCGTTGACGGACTTGACTTCACTGAACTTCTTGCTTGAGTGGTAATCGCGGATGTACTCGGCGATCGTTTCCGCGTCACCCAGCGTGGAGCGCAAGAGGGCAAAGTTGGAGTTGGGCTTCTTATCTTTCTTCTCGCGCTTCACCGCCCGTTCCCCATCAAGCGGTGTGTGAGAGCCGTGCTTCCccgagagagagcggtggCGCATGAACTTCTTTGGCGCGAAGTCGCGATCTTCAGGCTGCCCCTTGCCTCGGCCTCGGCCTCGTCCGCGAGTGTCGCCGTGACCCCGAGCATTGCCCCGATCTCGGCCACGCCCTTGGAAGGCGTTCCGACCGCCGTGCGAATACCCGCGACCGCGACCGCGGTGATCATTAGTGCCGCGACCACTTCGAAACATACTGcgcccgccgcggccggTCCCTCTGGACGAGGGAGCATTCTCTGCTGGGGAGCTGGCAGATGACACGGGGGCCTCCATGAGGTTCCTTCTTGGTAGCAGACGTAGCAGTTGGGAAGCGCAGGGATGGTTCCCACCGTTCGCGACACGAACGCGACAATGACGCAAAGTTCGCGGTGCAAGCACAGCTAATCGTAAAGCAAGTGGCCGCGCCAGTCAGGCAGCCCACCCGTGCAGATGCGCGTTAGAACGGAGACGAAGAGGGGGGAAAGTGAGGGGCGAACACATGCCTAGAAACGCGCAGAAGTTACCCATACGAATCCACGCACGTTTCTCGTGTTGTCGTCTGCGAATTTCCGGCCCCAAACGGGGAGCTACAAGAGTGGTGGACAGCTCTCTCGACAATCGCCATcacaaccccccccctcgcaCAGCGCTTACACGGTGCTCTCGTGGCGGTGCTTCTTCTTTCTCGAaggcgccacacacacacacacacatgtgcgaGACTGCGCGCCGAGAGTTGTGCGCTGCGCAATACAAGCACGCTCACTGGTGACTCGGCCTGGCTGTTTCCTGTGATGTTTAGCGTCGCTATTTTTCTTTGAACATTCCTTGAAGGCGTGATTCGCTGATAAGCGCCACCGCTTAGACTCACGTGCAGAGATgacgcagctcctccgcaCACAGGAgacacgctgctgcttggtCACCGAGAGAGGGATCTTGAGCTACGACACGCAAAAAACAGGCACCAGTAGAAAGATAGCTTCTTCCCAACACCGACACGAAGAAAAAACAAGCACACATCACACACCACCGACGTATGAGCAGTACATACTCGAAAAGATAAGAGGGAAGGGACATACACGCATCTACACGTGCCCCGATATCAGACAACTGCGGGCCCTCATTTTGTCGTCGAGGACGCAAAGAGAGCGAGTACAGGACGCCTCTATGAGGTAGCTGCTCATGCTCATTTTGTTTGTTCAAGGAAGCCCGACCGGAGCAAAAGACAAGAGCCCCCACCCACCGTACCTCACCAAGAAGCAAAACATCCACAAACAAAACGACAAAGTAAGAAGGTCAGAGTGCCCAGCAGGAGATTCAGCATGGATCTACGCGTCTGCCCGAGGCTCTTCTCTGCCCGCGCGTAAGCTCGCGTGCCGCGTGCACCTGCCGCACACAAAACCACGCAAAAGCAACGCCACCCAtcaccgctgcgcctcaaCTCAAAGACAAGGGGGGCTGCAAGCCTGGGACATggtggcgagagagggcTTCTGCCGCCACACAAAGAGGAGGGATGTCAGCATTAAGGGGATACCCTCCCAATTGGCGAGGAAACAAGCGCAACGCACAACCGATGCGCCTCTGCAACGCAGTAGTCGACCTGTCGCCCACCTCCCAAGCGTTGTGTTGTGGAAAGAGGAAGAGTTTGAGGGAGGGCCATGCGTTTTGGTGTTCAGCAGCTGCCGACGCGTGGAGCGGGCAGCACGTCGGTACAGACGTCGTTGCCATGGCACACTTTGTAtgttggcgtgtgtgcgtatcctccttcccctcttcaTCTATTTTGTTTTGAGTTCCCGCCTACTCCGCTTTTCCTTTTGAGCTAGAACTTGAGGATTCTGCGGACAGCCGCTGATCCAAAGTGTTCGACATTGCGACGGCGCCCTCTTCTTTGTGGTGAGGCCCGGCCTCGGCTTTGCGTGACACATCCCCTGCGCCCGCGGAGGCGGCCCCGGTGTCCTCTTCGCCCGCTCCGTTGGTGATGAGGGGCGTGCCTGGCTTGCGAACGCGGAAGCCGTACACCTTCGGCACGTACTGCTGGTTCGGCGGCGGGATCGAcacgccgcgctcgcgcagTTGCATGAGCAGCAGGTGAGGGAACGTGGTGCCCCAGAAGGCGCCGTCGAGGCTACGGTGGCGAACGGAGCGCGGGTGGTAGATGTCCTCGCAGCGTGGGCAAAAAAGCTTCACGGAGCTCTCACGTACCACGTCGCTCTGACCCACCGGGAGCAGCGCGTGACCCTCGCAGAAGACGCGGGGACAGCTACCAAACTCGCCCTGCATATATTTTTCCTCCATCAGCTTGAGGCCGCGGCCGGTGGTGATGAAGCGGGCGTGAATAAGACCGTAGAGGATCTCCGCGGAGCTCTCGACGAGACGCTTCTGCTGCTCGGTAAGGCCGTCACTCTCCATCGACTCCACGTCGAGGATGAGTTCTAACGCGTAGTGGTAAAATGGCACTATGGGGGCCAATCCAGTTAGGTTGAAATCATCTGTGATGAACTCGCGGTCGACCATGCAGAAGAACTCGTTACCCTTCAAGTCGCAGAACCACGTAATCCAGCTCACAAGCTCCTCATCCTCGTACTCGTACTCCATGTTTTCTGGGGAGTACGCGTCATCCATTTTGATGTACTTCAAGGGGCtttcgtgcgtgcgtgcgtataTGTTTTACTTTTTGCTTTTCCGTTCCGGAACCCCTCTGGCAGACTGAAAAGATTGGTACGGTGGTCTCGCGACGTTGACGGATGGCGGCAGCAAATCACGTCGGCGCAGCCAACGGAAGCACGCTCACACTCGCCAAACAACAAGTGGGTGAGAAGAGAGCGCGGCGAGCCAACCAATGCGGCAACTCGAAGCGGCAAAAACGAGCTCCCTATTGTGAGGTATTATACTACCGCGTGTCCCCGCGACGGAGTGCCGCGCACAAAGAGCGTGCAATCAGGGAGTGGAAAtaaacaaaacgaaaaagaccGGAGAGATGTAGTTGGGCAGCATCCTGTATAAACAAAGGTAGCACACGGAGCAGGAGCATGGTTGACGGCGCGGCGAAGCGTCAGCTGTTGCttgaaagagagagagagagagcaacatCGGTGTGATACGGACGCGCATGCCGAGCGCATGCGTTGTCGGGACTTCGGCTCCCCGTCCATGCTGTGATCGGTCCCGCTGCTGGACGCGCCTACACGCTTGAAGGCGTTTATGCTCTCCAGCGCCGTAGAGGCCCAACACTCGTCTGGCACTGCTCGAACGCCCGCAAAAAAGGAAAGTCGAACAAAAGAgctttcttctctctgtgtcgcTCTCTCGATGTGGCTCCTCCAGCAAGGCACCAAGCCTGGCATGAGCCGCACGCCGTCACGCCTCCGCCCTGTGCGTGGGTTGAGGCCGTCGGAGGGCAGAGTGATCCAGCAAAGGAAAACAGGAGAGCAGGAGACTCTCTCACCCTCATGGATATGCCAGAAgaacgcgcacacacacacacgcacgcacgcacgcacgcacaagcgcaTAGGTGCGCATAGTGGCTGCACCACAactgtgcgcgtgtgccttcAGAGTGCTGGGAGACACCAAGTGAACGCGTCCGCACGGGAGGAGGgcaaagggagagagacgtgcaGACTCAACGGAGAGGATATCGCCTTAGGTGTGATGCACATCGCCATTGACCCGCAGCAACACTGCTCGTCTGCCCATCTCCCACCGTTCTTCCTCCGAATCCCCGCATGCTATTTTGTTGCAAGGGTGGTTTTCTCAGTTTCACAGCGACTCACATGTTTAACGCCTTAGGCTCACATgagcacaagagagagaaccGCACATCGCGTACGACCAAACAAGCAACCCTTCAGCTTTACCTTTTATCTACGTCCTGTCGACGCTTCACTGGATAATATTTTCCCTACAACGAGATCCTCTATTCAAGATAACTCCAtgaagaaacaaaacaacagTGCCCTCTCATCCCTCCCCCAGTTCCTTTTTCGCCAGACCgggtgtgtcgctgtgtgtgtcgaAACGtctgcatgtgtgcctcACTGACACCCTCTGCCGCCCTTTGCCTCCCCTCATGCAGCCACACGTCCAATGCATGACACACGCATCGACGGTgcgggaaggggagagaggagcggtagcgggagggggaggggggacacACTGCGGACGTGGAAAAGAGGGGAAaaggcggaggggagggaggagggtaGCATAAAAAAGACCAAAAACGCACCTGAGTACTCAGAGAGACAcataacacacacacacacgatcGGCAACACATGGTTCTTCTTACAAGCACAAACTCAAACACACACCACCTGCATCAACACGTCACTTTCCTTAACACGGGGAGAGACTGTGCATGTGGCATGCAGTAACATCTCTTGAGAGACGCAGAGAAACCATAAAACGAGATCGATAcaacggcacacacacacacacacac
The window above is part of the Leishmania major strain Friedlin complete genome, chromosome 36 genome. Proteins encoded here:
- a CDS encoding putative protein kinase ck2 regulatory subunit is translated as MDDAYSPENMEYEYEDEELVSWITWFCDLKGNEFFCMVDREFITDDFNLTGLAPIVPFYHYALELILDVESMESDGLTEQQKRLVESSAEILYGLIHARFITTGRGLKLMEEKYMQGEFGSCPRVFCEGHALLPVGQSDVVRESSVKLFCPRCEDIYHPRSVRHRSLDGAFWGTTFPHLLLMQLRERGVSIPPPNQQYVPKVYGFRVRKPGTPLITNGAGEEDTGAASAGAGDVSRKAEAGPHHKEEGAVAMSNTLDQRLSAESSSSSSKGKAE